In a genomic window of Xylophilus rhododendri:
- the ilvD gene encoding dihydroxy-acid dehydratase has product MTEKTLRSANITEGKSRAPNRSMFYAMGYQESDFKKPMVGVANGHSTITPCNSGLQKLADAAIAGIEEAGGNAQVFGTPTISDGMAMGTEGMKYSLVSREVISDCIETCVGGQWMDGVLVVGGCDKNMPGGLMGMLRANVPAIYVYGGTILPGRWKGQDLNIVSVFEAVGQNAAGNMSDEELRNIEMHAIPGTGSCGGMYTANTMSSAFEALGISLPYSSTMANPHDEKANSAKESAKVLIEAIKKDIKPRDIVTKKAIENAVAVIMATGGSTNAVLHFLAIAHAAGVEWTIDDFERMRKKVPVLCDLKPSGRYLAVDLHRAGGIPQVMKVLLKAGLLHGDCITISGQTIAEVLADVPDVPRADQDVIRGIDNPMYEQGHLAILKGNLSPEGAVAKITGLKNPVMTGPARVFDDEQSALQAILAGKIVAGDVMVLRYLGPKGGPGMPEMLAPTGALIGAGLGESVGLITDGRFSGGTWGMVVGHVAPEAAAGGNIALVEEGDAITIDAHAQLLEVNVPEAELAKRRANWKAPAPRYNRGVQAKFFHNASSASKGAVLDDF; this is encoded by the coding sequence ATGACCGAGAAGACCCTGCGCAGCGCCAACATCACCGAAGGCAAGTCGCGCGCTCCCAACCGCTCCATGTTCTACGCCATGGGCTATCAAGAGAGCGACTTCAAGAAACCGATGGTCGGGGTGGCCAACGGCCACAGCACCATCACGCCCTGCAACTCCGGCCTGCAGAAGCTGGCCGACGCGGCCATCGCCGGCATCGAGGAAGCCGGCGGCAACGCGCAGGTCTTCGGCACGCCGACGATCTCCGACGGCATGGCCATGGGCACCGAGGGCATGAAGTACAGCCTGGTCAGCCGCGAAGTCATCAGCGACTGCATCGAGACCTGCGTAGGCGGCCAGTGGATGGACGGCGTGCTCGTCGTCGGCGGCTGCGACAAGAACATGCCCGGCGGCCTGATGGGCATGCTGCGCGCCAACGTGCCGGCCATCTATGTGTACGGCGGCACCATCCTGCCGGGCCGCTGGAAGGGCCAGGACCTGAACATCGTCAGCGTCTTCGAGGCGGTGGGCCAGAACGCCGCCGGCAACATGAGCGACGAGGAGCTGCGCAACATCGAGATGCATGCCATCCCCGGCACCGGCTCCTGCGGCGGCATGTACACCGCCAACACCATGAGTTCGGCCTTCGAGGCGCTGGGCATCTCCCTGCCCTACTCCTCCACCATGGCCAATCCGCACGACGAGAAGGCCAACTCGGCCAAGGAGTCGGCCAAGGTGCTGATCGAGGCGATCAAGAAGGACATCAAGCCGCGCGACATCGTCACCAAGAAGGCGATCGAGAACGCCGTGGCCGTCATCATGGCCACCGGCGGCTCGACCAACGCGGTGCTGCACTTCCTGGCCATCGCCCATGCGGCCGGCGTGGAGTGGACCATCGACGACTTCGAGCGCATGCGCAAGAAGGTGCCGGTGCTCTGCGACCTGAAGCCCTCGGGCAGGTACCTGGCGGTGGACCTGCACCGCGCCGGCGGCATCCCGCAGGTCATGAAGGTGCTGCTGAAGGCCGGCCTGCTGCACGGCGACTGCATCACCATCAGCGGCCAGACCATCGCCGAGGTGCTGGCCGACGTGCCGGACGTGCCGCGCGCCGACCAGGACGTGATCCGCGGCATCGACAACCCCATGTACGAGCAGGGCCACCTGGCCATCCTCAAGGGCAACCTCAGCCCCGAGGGCGCGGTCGCCAAGATCACCGGCCTGAAGAACCCGGTGATGACCGGCCCGGCCCGGGTGTTCGACGACGAGCAATCCGCCCTGCAGGCCATCCTGGCCGGCAAGATCGTGGCGGGCGACGTGATGGTGCTGCGCTACCTGGGCCCCAAGGGCGGCCCGGGCATGCCGGAAATGCTGGCGCCCACCGGCGCGCTGATCGGTGCGGGCCTGGGCGAAAGCGTGGGCCTGATCACCGACGGCCGCTTCTCCGGCGGCACCTGGGGCATGGTGGTCGGCCATGTGGCGCCCGAGGCCGCGGCCGGCGGCAATATCGCGCTGGTGGAGGAAGGCGATGCCATCACCATCGACGCGCATGCCCAGCTGCTGGAAGTGAACGTACCGGAGGCGGAACTCGCCAAGCGCCGTGCCAACTGGAAGGCGCCGGCGCCGCGCTACAACCGCGGCGTGCAGGCCAAGTTCTTCCACAACGCATCGAGCGCCAGCAAGGGCGCGGTGCTGGACGACTTCTGA
- a CDS encoding HD-GYP domain-containing protein: MFIQLDLGWMDHPFPLSSFKVTTDEQVQTILALGLQTIRYYPERSDVEVEADVNTERGGTQRQGELEGGSPASPFLDATQRRARDNAQHARTLLHCERRFTDASRRFRTVVDSVQHSPKLAHEEAAALVTSCVDDLLAQGDSVISLLSESVGERSAQHPVNVMVLCLLLGRALELPRETLASLGLAALLHDIGKQELPLRYRMVDESFSSSEYRIYQDHVARGVAIARRMGLAPEAVAAIAQHHEMLDGSGFPAKLQGPQIHTSGKILALVNRYDNFCNPPRSALALTPHEALSVIFAQMKPRFDPTVLGAFIRMMGVYPPGSVVQLGNDRYAIVVSVNSSRPLRPRVLVHDPAVARVDAGVLDLETAPELGIRRSLKPAQLPKASLDYLSPRSRICYFFERAVDPSITGAAA; this comes from the coding sequence ATGTTCATCCAACTCGACCTGGGCTGGATGGACCACCCCTTTCCGCTCAGCAGCTTCAAGGTGACGACCGACGAACAGGTCCAGACCATCCTGGCGCTGGGCCTGCAGACGATCCGCTACTACCCCGAGCGCAGCGATGTCGAGGTCGAGGCGGACGTGAACACCGAGCGCGGCGGCACGCAGCGCCAGGGTGAACTCGAGGGCGGCTCCCCCGCATCCCCCTTTCTCGACGCCACCCAGCGCCGCGCCCGCGACAACGCCCAGCACGCCCGCACCCTGCTGCACTGCGAACGCCGCTTCACCGATGCCTCGCGGCGCTTTCGCACCGTCGTCGACAGCGTGCAGCACAGCCCCAAGCTGGCCCATGAAGAGGCGGCCGCGCTGGTCACCTCCTGCGTGGACGATCTGCTGGCCCAGGGCGACTCGGTCATCAGCCTGCTGTCCGAGAGCGTGGGCGAGCGCAGCGCCCAGCATCCGGTCAATGTGATGGTGCTCTGCCTGCTGCTGGGCCGGGCGCTGGAGCTGCCGCGCGAAACCCTGGCCTCGCTGGGCCTGGCGGCGCTGCTGCACGACATCGGCAAGCAGGAGCTGCCGCTGCGCTACCGCATGGTCGACGAGAGTTTCTCCAGCTCCGAATACCGCATCTACCAGGACCACGTCGCCCGCGGCGTGGCCATCGCCCGCCGCATGGGCCTGGCGCCCGAAGCCGTGGCCGCCATCGCCCAGCACCACGAGATGCTGGACGGCAGCGGCTTTCCGGCCAAGCTGCAGGGCCCGCAGATCCACACCTCCGGCAAGATCCTGGCGCTGGTCAACCGCTACGACAACTTCTGCAACCCGCCGCGCAGCGCGCTGGCGCTGACGCCGCACGAGGCTCTGTCGGTGATCTTCGCGCAGATGAAGCCGCGCTTCGATCCCACGGTGCTCGGCGCCTTCATCCGCATGATGGGTGTGTACCCGCCGGGCTCGGTGGTGCAGCTGGGCAACGACCGTTATGCGATCGTGGTGTCGGTCAATTCGAGCCGGCCGCTGCGGCCGCGGGTGCTGGTGCACGATCCGGCGGTGGCCCGGGTCGATGCCGGCGTGCTCGACCTGGAAACCGCGCCCGAGCTGGGCATACGCCGCAGCTTGAAGCCGGCCCAGCTGCCCAAGGCCTCGCTCGACTACCTGTCGCCGCGCAGCCGCATCTGTTATTTCTTCGAGCGCGCGGTGGACCCGTCGATCACGGGAGCGGCGGCGTGA
- a CDS encoding sensor domain-containing protein codes for MDGLLEAVWIVQGTGCHVRAANAAAARLLDRTVQSMLGCAITDFFGEPEDAFYWQGAVADPEARLQSRTRLLRPDGTVLHVERRISRIDGDPADGGPAWLVGVVDLTQQQQSEDELERLLAESRATLESTADGMLVCGLDGRIRAFNRRFAQIWNVPKDMLVRRDDAAVHQLLADQLTDPDSYRGRLTEILAELDQSASDLMLLRGGRVVQRLSLPQFSRGRVIGRVFSYQDITERISAEQGLRLAARVFECSPEAVFVADAEHRIVTANPACCRLTRHPLERLTGSSASDLFEDHDAGRLFTDVLAAWEGAGVWEGEVWHRRGDGSICPVRLSWVVLRDGDGAISQTIGFFRDLSGQREAQRRIEELAFSDALTGLPNRLLLARRVDRQLAPSRRDKQPFAMLFLDLDRFKNINDSMGHQFGDRVLVKVAERVKACLRPSDTLCRMGGDEFVVHLHDADALSAEGVAQRILQSLALPFLLEDMRFSVSVSIGISLYPQDGSTLDDLVRHADTAMFRVKEHGRGNYRFYQPEMNVDLRARISLEHAMREALARRRFVLHYQPQVHLQTGALVGVEALIRWFDDERGNVPPSAFIPLAEESGFIVQIGAWVLEEAVRQAAAWERAGSAVMVSVNVSPLQFRQADFVDRVAAAIRVAGVSPELIELELTESILVQDANEALQRLHELVRVGVRLAIDDFGTGYSSLAYLKKFPIHRVKIDQSFVRGLPDDANDHAIVTAMLAMARALRFDTVAEGVETAAQRDCLLALGCANFQGFLCAPGLPSSQIGDRMLVGEAFMPELSA; via the coding sequence ATGGACGGGCTCCTCGAAGCCGTCTGGATCGTTCAAGGCACCGGCTGCCATGTACGCGCGGCCAATGCCGCGGCGGCACGGCTGCTGGACCGCACGGTGCAGTCCATGCTGGGCTGCGCGATCACCGATTTCTTCGGCGAGCCGGAGGACGCGTTCTACTGGCAGGGCGCCGTCGCCGACCCCGAAGCCCGCCTGCAGTCGCGCACCCGGCTGCTGCGGCCGGACGGTACGGTGCTGCATGTGGAGCGTCGCATCAGCCGCATCGACGGCGACCCGGCCGATGGCGGCCCGGCCTGGCTGGTCGGCGTGGTCGACCTGACCCAGCAGCAGCAGAGCGAGGACGAACTCGAACGGCTGCTGGCCGAGTCCCGCGCCACCCTGGAATCCACCGCCGACGGCATGCTGGTCTGCGGGCTCGACGGCCGCATCCGCGCCTTCAACCGCCGTTTCGCCCAGATCTGGAACGTGCCCAAGGACATGCTGGTGCGGCGCGACGACGCGGCGGTGCACCAGCTGCTGGCCGACCAGCTCACCGATCCCGACAGCTATCGCGGCCGGCTCACCGAAATCCTCGCCGAACTCGACCAGAGCGCCAGCGACCTGATGCTGCTGCGCGGCGGCCGTGTGGTGCAGCGCCTGTCGCTGCCGCAGTTCAGCCGCGGCCGGGTGATCGGCCGGGTGTTCTCCTACCAGGACATCACCGAACGCATCTCGGCCGAGCAGGGCCTGCGGCTGGCCGCCCGGGTCTTCGAATGCAGCCCCGAGGCCGTCTTCGTGGCCGATGCCGAGCACCGCATCGTCACCGCCAACCCGGCCTGCTGCCGCCTCACCCGCCATCCGCTGGAACGGCTGACCGGCAGCAGCGCCTCCGACCTGTTCGAGGACCACGACGCCGGCCGGCTCTTCACCGATGTGCTGGCCGCCTGGGAAGGCGCGGGCGTGTGGGAAGGCGAGGTCTGGCACCGGCGCGGCGACGGCAGCATCTGCCCGGTGCGCCTGTCCTGGGTGGTGCTGCGCGATGGCGACGGCGCGATCTCGCAGACCATCGGCTTCTTCCGCGACCTCTCCGGCCAGCGCGAGGCGCAGCGCCGTATCGAGGAACTGGCCTTCAGCGACGCCCTGACCGGCCTGCCCAACCGCCTGCTGCTGGCGCGCCGGGTGGACCGCCAGCTCGCGCCCAGCCGGCGCGACAAGCAGCCCTTCGCCATGCTGTTCCTGGACCTGGACCGGTTCAAGAACATCAACGACTCCATGGGCCACCAGTTCGGCGACCGGGTGCTGGTGAAGGTGGCCGAGCGCGTCAAGGCCTGCCTGCGGCCTTCGGACACCTTGTGCCGCATGGGCGGCGACGAATTCGTGGTGCATCTGCACGATGCCGATGCGCTGTCAGCCGAGGGCGTGGCGCAGCGCATCCTGCAGTCCCTGGCCCTGCCCTTCCTGCTGGAGGACATGCGTTTCTCGGTCAGCGTGAGCATCGGCATCTCGCTCTATCCGCAGGACGGCAGCACGCTCGACGACCTGGTGCGCCATGCCGACACGGCCATGTTCCGCGTCAAGGAGCATGGCCGGGGCAACTACCGCTTCTACCAGCCGGAGATGAATGTGGACCTGCGTGCCCGCATCTCGCTGGAGCACGCCATGCGCGAAGCCCTGGCGCGGCGCCGCTTCGTGCTGCACTACCAGCCGCAGGTGCATCTGCAGACCGGCGCGCTGGTCGGCGTGGAGGCCTTGATCCGCTGGTTCGATGACGAGCGCGGCAACGTGCCGCCATCGGCCTTCATCCCTTTGGCTGAGGAGTCGGGCTTCATCGTGCAGATCGGTGCCTGGGTGCTGGAGGAAGCGGTGCGCCAGGCGGCGGCCTGGGAGCGTGCCGGCTCGGCGGTGATGGTGTCGGTGAACGTCTCGCCGCTGCAGTTCCGGCAGGCCGATTTCGTGGACCGGGTGGCCGCGGCGATCCGGGTGGCGGGGGTGTCGCCCGAGCTGATCGAGCTGGAGCTGACCGAGTCGATCCTGGTGCAGGACGCCAACGAGGCGCTGCAGCGGCTGCACGAACTGGTGCGGGTGGGGGTGCGGCTGGCCATCGACGACTTTGGCACCGGCTATTCCAGCCTGGCCTATCTGAAGAAGTTTCCGATCCATCGGGTGAAGATCGACCAGTCCTTCGTGCGCG
- a CDS encoding TIGR04438 family Trp-rich protein — MIFLGIGIVLLALKWLEIGPVAQWSWLVVLAPFALAAAWWVYSDWSGLTARRQAERDEARKKARVDKQRDMLRNGRRR, encoded by the coding sequence ATGATTTTTCTCGGGATCGGCATCGTGCTGCTGGCGCTCAAATGGCTGGAGATCGGCCCGGTGGCGCAATGGAGCTGGCTGGTGGTGCTGGCTCCATTCGCCCTGGCAGCCGCCTGGTGGGTCTATTCTGACTGGTCGGGCCTGACCGCGCGCCGCCAGGCCGAGCGCGATGAAGCGCGCAAGAAGGCCCGGGTCGACAAGCAGCGCGACATGCTGCGCAACGGCCGGCGCCGCTGA
- a CDS encoding LapA family protein yields the protein MARTISLLVIALVIALLAALNWTTLATPTLVSLGVTSVTAPLGLLMLGLTVVLAIFFVAYVLALQGSVLMENRRHNREMQTQRDLADKAEASRLAEMRAFLDAQLQQQALDARVARDGLLARIDRLEKAVELRLEQSDNSTAAYLGQIEDRLGRTGPL from the coding sequence ATGGCTCGAACCATTTCCTTGCTCGTCATCGCCCTGGTGATCGCGCTGCTGGCGGCGCTCAACTGGACGACACTCGCCACGCCCACGCTGGTCTCGCTGGGCGTGACCTCCGTCACTGCGCCGCTCGGCCTGCTCATGCTGGGCCTGACGGTGGTGCTGGCGATCTTCTTCGTGGCCTATGTGCTGGCCCTGCAGGGCTCGGTGCTGATGGAGAACCGCCGCCACAACCGCGAGATGCAGACCCAGCGCGACCTGGCCGACAAGGCCGAGGCTTCGCGCCTGGCGGAGATGCGGGCCTTCCTCGATGCCCAGCTGCAGCAGCAGGCGCTCGATGCACGGGTGGCCCGCGACGGCCTGCTGGCGCGCATCGACCGGCTGGAAAAGGCGGTGGAGTTGCGCCTGGAGCAGTCCGACAACAGCACGGCCGCCTATCTGGGGCAGATCGAGGACCGCCTCGGCCGCACCGGCCCGCTCTGA
- a CDS encoding YqhA family protein: protein MTDPVKRPASPLRPLPALIFASRWLQLPLYLGLIVAQMVYVVHFLVELTHLVEAAFGSHEALEKLVTSIGYKVDVAPTSLNETVIMLVVLALIDVVMISNLLIMVIVGGYETFVSRLGLEGQRDQPEWLSHVNASVLKVKLGLSIIGISSIHLLKTFINADNYTDRVLIAQTVIHIAFLLSAMAIAFTDRLMSHPNQGGGAGGH from the coding sequence ATGACCGATCCGGTGAAACGCCCTGCCTCGCCCCTGCGCCCCCTGCCCGCCCTGATCTTCGCCAGCCGCTGGCTGCAGCTGCCGCTCTATCTGGGCCTGATCGTGGCGCAGATGGTCTACGTGGTGCATTTCCTGGTGGAGCTCACCCACCTGGTGGAAGCCGCCTTCGGCAGCCACGAGGCGCTGGAGAAGCTGGTCACCAGCATCGGCTACAAGGTCGATGTGGCGCCCACCTCGCTCAACGAGACGGTGATCATGCTGGTGGTGCTGGCGCTGATCGACGTGGTGATGATCTCCAACCTGCTGATCATGGTGATCGTCGGCGGCTACGAGACCTTCGTCAGCCGCCTGGGCCTCGAAGGCCAGCGCGACCAGCCCGAGTGGCTGAGCCATGTGAACGCTTCGGTGCTGAAGGTGAAGCTGGGCCTGTCGATCATCGGCATCAGTTCCATCCACCTGCTCAAGACCTTCATCAACGCCGACAACTACACCGACCGGGTGCTGATCGCGCAGACGGTGATCCACATCGCCTTCCTGCTGTCGGCCATGGCCATCGCCTTCACCGACCGGCTGATGAGCCATCCCAACCAGGGTGGCGGCGCCGGCGGCCACTGA
- a CDS encoding LysR family transcriptional regulator, with the protein MNPKPAPSIDLRAWRQFVAVAEELHFGRAAARLHMTQPPLTQAIAQLERLLQVPLFHRTSRKVALAPAGEALLPEVRELLARAQALPERARAAADGHTGRLRLGFVSTVGFELLPRWVRSFRELRPQVAMELVEATSDVQLQSLAQDELDAGLMLHAPGQAPGQLQSLRIATEPLVLALPADHALAAGPQPDWEAVLQQALVSFPRRILPSVHDAVMRLYQEAGRLPPVVQEAIQMQTIVNLVSAGIGVAWVPESVTRFRRDGVVYRRMAHAGLPECETSLVWPPGQVHPALAAFIDFVGHNTAPC; encoded by the coding sequence ATGAATCCAAAGCCCGCTCCCAGCATTGACCTGCGTGCCTGGCGGCAATTCGTCGCCGTGGCCGAGGAGCTGCATTTCGGCCGTGCCGCGGCGCGGCTGCACATGACCCAGCCGCCGCTGACCCAGGCCATCGCCCAGCTCGAACGGCTGCTGCAGGTGCCGCTGTTCCACCGCACCAGCCGCAAGGTGGCGCTGGCGCCGGCCGGCGAGGCGCTGCTGCCGGAAGTACGTGAGCTGCTGGCGCGTGCCCAGGCGCTGCCGGAGCGGGCCCGCGCCGCCGCCGACGGCCACACAGGACGCCTGCGGCTGGGCTTTGTCTCCACCGTCGGCTTCGAGCTGCTGCCGCGCTGGGTGCGCAGCTTCCGGGAGCTCAGGCCGCAGGTGGCGATGGAACTGGTGGAGGCGACCAGCGATGTCCAGCTGCAAAGCCTGGCCCAGGACGAGCTCGACGCCGGCCTGATGCTGCACGCGCCGGGCCAGGCGCCGGGCCAGCTGCAGTCATTGCGCATCGCCACCGAGCCGCTGGTGCTGGCGCTGCCCGCCGACCATGCCCTGGCGGCCGGGCCGCAGCCGGATTGGGAGGCGGTGCTGCAGCAGGCGCTGGTGAGTTTTCCGCGCCGCATCCTGCCTTCGGTGCACGACGCGGTGATGCGGCTCTACCAGGAGGCCGGCCGGCTGCCGCCGGTGGTGCAGGAGGCGATCCAGATGCAGACCATCGTCAACCTGGTCTCCGCCGGCATCGGCGTGGCCTGGGTGCCGGAGAGCGTCACGCGTTTCCGGCGCGACGGCGTGGTCTATCGCCGCATGGCGCACGCCGGGCTGCCCGAGTGCGAGACCAGCCTGGTCTGGCCGCCCGGCCAGGTCCATCCGGCGCTGGCGGCTTTCATCGATTTCGTCGGCCACAATACCGCCCCATGCTGA
- the acs gene encoding acetate--CoA ligase, which translates to MNAVPSSIESVLVENRVFPPPPQAVQGARIGSMAAYQQLVDEARADPDAFWARLARENLAWTKPFSKTLDESKAPFFEWFADGELNASANCLDRHMGTPVEHKTAIVFESDDGKVTRLTYRELLTRVARFANALKAQGIQKGDRVVLYMPMGIEGVVAMQACARLGATHSVVFGGFSAKALQERIVDVGAVAVITANFQMRGGKELPLKAIVDEALAMGGCEAVKTVLVYERTASAWPRVEGRDKTFAEALQGVSDDCPPVPVGAEHPLFILYTSGSTGKPKGVQHATGGYLLWAKLTMDWTFDLRPEDVFWCTADIGWITGHSYVAYGPLAAGATQLVFEGVPTFPDAGRFWKMIQDHKVSIFYTAPTAIRSLIKAAEADGKVHPDRYDLTSLRLLGSVGEPINPEAWMWFHRHIGGERCPIVDTFWQTETGGHVITPLPGATPLVPGSCTLPLPGIDAAIVDETGNEMPNGAGGMLVIRRPWPSMIRTIWNDPERFKKSYFPPELGGSVYLAGDGAVRSADRGYFRITGRIDDVLNVSGHRMGTMEIESALVSKTDLVAEAAVVGRPDDMTGEAICAFVVLKRARPTGDEAKAIAKELRDWVAREIGPIAKPRDIRFGENLPKTRSGKIMRRLLRSIAKGEAITQDTSTLENPQILAQLGEAY; encoded by the coding sequence GTGAACGCCGTGCCTTCCTCCATCGAATCCGTCCTGGTCGAGAACCGGGTCTTCCCGCCGCCGCCGCAAGCCGTTCAGGGCGCGCGCATCGGCAGCATGGCGGCCTACCAGCAACTGGTGGACGAAGCCAGGGCCGATCCCGACGCCTTCTGGGCCCGGCTGGCCCGCGAGAACCTGGCCTGGACCAAACCCTTCAGCAAGACGCTCGACGAATCGAAGGCACCCTTCTTCGAATGGTTCGCCGACGGTGAGCTCAACGCCTCGGCCAACTGCCTGGATCGCCACATGGGCACGCCGGTGGAACACAAGACGGCCATCGTCTTCGAATCCGACGACGGCAAGGTCACCCGCCTGACCTATCGCGAGCTGCTGACACGTGTGGCCCGTTTCGCCAACGCCCTCAAGGCGCAGGGCATCCAGAAGGGTGACCGCGTGGTGCTCTACATGCCGATGGGCATCGAGGGTGTCGTCGCGATGCAGGCCTGCGCGCGGCTGGGCGCCACGCACAGCGTGGTCTTCGGCGGCTTCTCGGCCAAGGCGCTGCAGGAACGCATCGTGGACGTGGGCGCGGTGGCGGTCATCACCGCCAACTTCCAGATGCGCGGCGGCAAGGAGCTGCCGCTCAAGGCCATCGTCGATGAAGCCCTGGCCATGGGCGGCTGCGAGGCGGTGAAGACGGTGCTGGTCTATGAACGCACCGCCAGCGCCTGGCCGCGTGTCGAAGGCCGCGACAAGACCTTCGCGGAGGCGCTGCAGGGCGTTTCCGACGACTGCCCGCCGGTGCCGGTGGGCGCGGAACACCCGCTCTTCATCCTCTACACCTCCGGCTCCACCGGCAAGCCCAAGGGCGTGCAGCATGCCACCGGCGGCTACCTGCTGTGGGCGAAGCTGACGATGGACTGGACCTTCGACCTGCGCCCCGAAGACGTCTTCTGGTGCACCGCCGACATCGGCTGGATCACCGGCCACAGCTACGTGGCCTACGGCCCGCTGGCCGCCGGTGCCACGCAGCTGGTGTTCGAGGGCGTGCCCACCTTCCCGGACGCCGGCCGCTTCTGGAAAATGATCCAGGACCACAAGGTCAGCATCTTCTACACCGCGCCCACGGCGATCCGCTCGCTGATCAAGGCAGCCGAGGCCGACGGGAAGGTGCATCCCGACCGCTACGACCTGACTTCGCTGCGCCTGCTGGGCTCGGTCGGCGAGCCGATCAATCCCGAGGCCTGGATGTGGTTCCACCGCCATATCGGCGGCGAGCGCTGCCCCATCGTGGACACCTTCTGGCAGACCGAGACCGGCGGCCACGTCATCACGCCGCTGCCGGGCGCCACGCCGCTGGTGCCGGGCTCCTGCACGCTGCCGCTGCCGGGCATCGACGCGGCCATCGTCGACGAGACCGGCAACGAGATGCCCAACGGCGCGGGCGGCATGCTGGTGATCCGCCGGCCCTGGCCTTCGATGATCCGCACGATCTGGAACGATCCGGAGCGCTTCAAGAAGAGCTATTTCCCGCCGGAGCTGGGCGGCAGCGTGTACCTGGCCGGCGACGGCGCGGTGCGCAGCGCCGACCGGGGCTATTTCCGCATCACCGGCCGCATCGACGATGTGCTGAACGTGTCGGGCCACCGCATGGGCACGATGGAGATCGAGTCGGCACTGGTCTCCAAGACCGATCTGGTGGCCGAGGCGGCTGTCGTCGGCCGGCCGGACGACATGACCGGCGAGGCGATCTGCGCCTTCGTGGTCCTGAAGCGCGCCCGCCCCACCGGCGACGAGGCCAAGGCGATTGCCAAGGAGCTGCGCGACTGGGTGGCCCGCGAGATCGGCCCGATCGCCAAGCCGCGCGACATCCGCTTCGGCGAGAACCTGCCCAAGACCCGCAGCGGCAAGATCATGCGGCGCCTGCTGCGCAGCATCGCCAAGGGTGAGGCGATCACGCAGGACACCTCCACGCTCGAAAATCCGCAGATCCTTGCCCAGCTCGGCGAAGCCTATTGA
- the lgt gene encoding prolipoprotein diacylglyceryl transferase gives MLMYPTIDPVALSVGPLSIHWYGLTYLAAFALFLFLGVRRLRHEPYASMSGPRAWSRKDVEDVLFLGVLGVVLGGRIGYCLFYKPGFYLSHPLDIFYVWQGGMSFHGGLIGVILSMVWFARSRKRSWVEVADFVAPCVPTGLAAGRVGNFINGELWGRFCDPSLPWGMVFPQSGSMAPRHPSQVYQFLLEGLLLFVLLWLYARRPRRLGEVSGAFLLGYGVLRFTAEFFREPDSFLGLLPLGMSMGQWLCLPMILGGIAFLVWARRRQPGSPVPQQAVAGR, from the coding sequence ATGCTGATGTATCCCACGATCGACCCGGTTGCGCTCAGCGTCGGGCCCCTGTCCATCCACTGGTACGGCCTGACCTACCTGGCTGCCTTCGCCCTGTTCCTGTTCCTGGGCGTGCGCCGCCTGCGGCACGAACCCTATGCCTCGATGAGCGGCCCGCGCGCCTGGAGCCGCAAGGATGTCGAGGACGTGCTCTTCCTCGGCGTGCTCGGCGTGGTGCTGGGCGGGCGTATCGGCTACTGCCTTTTCTACAAGCCCGGCTTCTACCTGAGCCATCCGCTGGACATCTTCTACGTCTGGCAGGGCGGCATGAGTTTTCACGGCGGGTTGATCGGCGTGATCCTTTCCATGGTGTGGTTCGCCCGCTCGCGCAAGCGCTCCTGGGTGGAGGTGGCCGACTTCGTCGCGCCCTGCGTGCCCACCGGTTTGGCGGCCGGGCGGGTCGGCAACTTCATCAATGGCGAACTGTGGGGGCGCTTCTGCGATCCGTCGCTGCCCTGGGGCATGGTCTTCCCGCAAAGCGGCTCGATGGCGCCGCGCCATCCCTCGCAGGTCTACCAGTTCCTGCTGGAAGGGCTGCTGCTCTTCGTGCTGCTCTGGCTGTATGCGCGGCGGCCGCGCCGGCTGGGCGAGGTGTCGGGCGCCTTCCTGCTGGGTTACGGCGTGCTGCGCTTCACCGCCGAATTCTTCCGCGAGCCGGACAGCTTCCTCGGCCTGCTGCCGCTGGGCATGAGCATGGGCCAGTGGCTGTGCCTGCCGATGATCCTGGGCGGCATCGCTTTCCTGGTCTGGGCACGCCGCCGGCAGCCGGGCTCGCCAGTGCCGCAACAGGCCGTGGCCGGACGCTGA
- a CDS encoding c-type cytochrome gives MKSPLLPCSAIALLLAIAAPAARADETLARQRNCMACHTVERKVVGPAFKAVAAKYAGQKGMADVLARKIRQGGGGVWGPVPMPANPQVSEADAKQLAGWILGLPH, from the coding sequence ATGAAAAGCCCTCTCCTGCCCTGCTCCGCCATCGCCTTGCTGCTGGCCATCGCCGCGCCCGCCGCGCGGGCCGACGAAACGCTGGCCCGCCAGCGCAATTGCATGGCCTGCCACACGGTGGAACGCAAGGTGGTGGGGCCGGCCTTCAAGGCGGTCGCCGCCAAGTACGCGGGGCAGAAGGGGATGGCCGATGTGCTGGCCAGGAAGATCCGCCAGGGCGGCGGCGGCGTCTGGGGGCCGGTGCCTATGCCGGCCAACCCCCAGGTCAGCGAAGCCGATGCGAAGCAGCTGGCCGGCTGGATCCTGGGCCTGCCGCACTGA